A single region of the Halopiger xanaduensis SH-6 genome encodes:
- a CDS encoding DUF7386 family protein, translating to MTKRTSLKLTDERQRKLDRASAIVAEDEYDDPPMSVVIDAALTHLVESEQNIDDARGEFDPETIQAIANTSVIGLRYRTSIESKWR from the coding sequence ATGACCAAACGCACCAGCTTGAAGCTCACCGACGAACGCCAGCGGAAACTCGATCGCGCGAGCGCGATCGTGGCCGAGGACGAATACGACGACCCGCCGATGAGTGTCGTGATCGATGCCGCGCTCACACACCTGGTCGAGAGTGAACAGAATATCGACGATGCTCGAGGTGAGTTCGATCCTGAGACGATTCAGGCAATCGCGAATACCTCAGTAATCGGGCTTCGGTATCGAACGTCGATCGAAAGCAAGTGGCGATAG